In Collimonas arenae, a single genomic region encodes these proteins:
- a CDS encoding glutamate synthase-related protein has protein sequence MQAQGLYDPANEHDACGVGFIAHIKGNKSHSIIEQGLLILKNLDHRGAVGADKLMGDGAGILIQVPDQFYREEMAKLGVILPPPGEFGVGMVFLPKENASRIACEQEIERAVLAEGQVVLGWRDVPVDIEMPMSPTVRDKEPVIRQIFIGRGPDIMVTDALERKLYVIRKSSGHAIQALNLLHGKEFFVPSMSARTVVYKGLLLADQVGVYYKDLQDPRCLSALALVHQRFSTNTFPEWPLAHPYRLLAHNGEINTVKGNFNWMRAREGVMKSHVLGDDLKKLFPLIYEGQSDTACFDNALELLLMSGYPIAQAMMMMIPEAWENHTTMDDNRRAFYEYHAAMMEPWDGPAAMAFTDGRHIGGTLDRNGLRPARYIVTDDDFVVMASESGVLPIPESKIIQKWRLQPGKMFLIDLDAGRIIDDKELKDTFANAKPYKQWIESVRVKLDELKAEPSESGSTIPLLDRQQLFGYTQEDIKFLMSPMAAAAEEAIGSMGNDSPLAVMSNKNKTLYHYFKQLFAQVTNPPIDPIREAMVMSLVSFIGPKPNMLDTNNINPPMRLEVSQPILNYDDIAKLRNISAHTGGKFKSHELNICYPVAWGKEGIEARLASLCAKAVDAVKSGHNILIISDRKVDAEQVAIPALLATSAIHQHLVSKGLRTSTGLVVETGSARETHHFALLAGYGAEAIHPYLAMDTLTELAHGLPGALSPEKAIYNFQKAIGKGLLKVMSKMGISTYMSYCGAQIFEAIGLNKSMTQKYFKGTASNVEGIGVFEVAEEALRLHRAAFGDDPVLANALDAGGEYAFRIRGEEHMWTPDAIAKLQHSTRANNFNSYKEYAQLINDQSKRHMTLRGLFEFKIDPSKAISLDEVEPAKEIVKRFATGAMSLGSISTEAHATLAVAMNRIGGKSNTGEGGEDENRYRQELKGIPIKQGETLASVIGKDRIEVDIPLQAGDSLRSKIKQVASGRFGVTAEYLISADQIQIKMAQGAKPGEGGQLPGHKVSEYIAKLRFSVPGVGLISPPPHHDIYSIEDLAQLIHDLKNVNPRASISVKLVSEVGVGTVAAGVAKAKSDHVVIAGHDGGTGASPLSSIKHAGTPWELGLAETQQTLVLNGLRNRIRVQADGQMKTGRDVVIGALLGADEFGFATAPLVVEGCIMMRKCHLNTCPVGVATQDPVLRAKFSGKPEHVVNFFFFIAEEVRQIMAQLGIRSFNELIGRADLLDKSRALTHWKAQGLDFSRIFYQPALPEGGVYYHTEEQDHGLAKALDLKLIAQAKAALDKGERVSFISPIKNLNRTVGAMLSGEVAKKYGHEGLPDDTIHIQLQGTAGQSAGAFLAHGVTLDLVGEGNDYVGKGLSGGRIIVRPNTEFRGRAVDNIIAGNTVLYGAIAGEAFLNGVAGERFAVRNSGATAVVEGTGDHGCEYMTGGTVVVLGDTGRNFGAGMSGGLAYVYDPDGVFAAQCNMSMVTLESVLSQGEQEATIDKAIWHSTTRGGEVQADEAILKGLIERHFKYTGSTRARNLLDNWVVSRSKFVKVFPTEYKRALGELNAAKSVAPAKEKVAA, from the coding sequence ATGCAAGCGCAAGGTTTATACGATCCGGCTAATGAACATGATGCCTGCGGTGTCGGTTTTATTGCACATATCAAAGGCAACAAGAGCCACTCGATTATTGAACAAGGCCTGCTGATCCTGAAGAACCTGGATCACCGGGGCGCGGTCGGCGCAGATAAGCTGATGGGCGACGGCGCCGGGATATTGATCCAGGTGCCTGACCAGTTCTACCGCGAAGAGATGGCGAAGCTGGGCGTGATCTTGCCGCCGCCAGGCGAATTCGGCGTCGGCATGGTGTTTTTGCCAAAGGAAAACGCTTCGCGCATCGCTTGCGAGCAGGAAATCGAACGCGCGGTGCTGGCTGAAGGCCAGGTTGTGTTGGGCTGGCGCGATGTGCCGGTGGATATCGAGATGCCGATGTCGCCTACCGTGCGCGACAAGGAACCGGTGATCCGCCAGATTTTTATCGGCCGCGGTCCGGACATCATGGTGACTGACGCGCTGGAACGCAAACTCTACGTGATCCGCAAATCTTCAGGCCATGCGATCCAGGCCTTGAATCTGCTGCATGGCAAGGAATTTTTCGTGCCGTCGATGTCGGCACGTACCGTCGTCTATAAAGGCTTGCTGCTGGCGGACCAGGTCGGCGTGTATTACAAGGACCTCCAGGATCCGCGTTGCCTGTCGGCGCTGGCGCTGGTGCATCAACGCTTTTCCACCAATACCTTCCCTGAGTGGCCGCTGGCTCACCCGTATCGCCTGCTGGCCCATAACGGCGAGATCAATACCGTCAAGGGCAACTTCAACTGGATGCGCGCGCGCGAAGGCGTGATGAAGTCGCATGTGCTGGGCGATGATCTGAAGAAGTTGTTTCCGTTGATTTATGAAGGCCAATCCGATACCGCCTGTTTCGACAACGCGCTCGAATTGCTGCTGATGTCCGGCTATCCGATTGCGCAAGCGATGATGATGATGATCCCGGAAGCGTGGGAAAACCACACCACCATGGATGACAACCGTCGCGCTTTCTACGAATACCACGCCGCTATGATGGAGCCATGGGACGGCCCGGCGGCGATGGCGTTTACCGACGGCCGTCATATTGGCGGCACGCTGGACCGCAATGGTTTGCGTCCGGCGCGTTATATCGTCACCGACGACGACTTCGTGGTGATGGCGTCCGAATCCGGCGTACTGCCGATTCCGGAATCCAAGATCATCCAGAAATGGCGTCTGCAACCGGGCAAGATGTTCCTGATCGATCTTGACGCCGGCCGTATCATCGACGACAAGGAGCTCAAGGATACTTTCGCCAACGCCAAGCCATACAAGCAATGGATTGAGTCGGTGCGCGTCAAGCTCGATGAGTTGAAGGCAGAACCGTCGGAATCCGGCTCGACGATTCCGTTGCTGGATCGCCAGCAGCTGTTCGGCTATACCCAGGAAGACATCAAGTTCCTGATGTCGCCGATGGCTGCCGCTGCCGAGGAAGCAATCGGCTCGATGGGCAATGACTCGCCGCTCGCGGTCATGTCTAACAAGAACAAGACGCTGTATCACTACTTCAAGCAGCTGTTTGCGCAGGTCACCAACCCGCCTATCGATCCGATCCGCGAAGCGATGGTGATGTCGCTGGTGTCTTTCATCGGTCCGAAGCCGAACATGCTGGATACCAACAACATCAACCCACCGATGCGTCTGGAGGTGTCGCAGCCGATTCTCAATTACGACGATATCGCCAAGCTGCGCAACATCAGCGCGCATACCGGCGGCAAGTTCAAATCACATGAACTGAACATCTGCTACCCGGTCGCCTGGGGCAAGGAAGGCATCGAAGCGCGCCTGGCATCGCTGTGCGCCAAAGCGGTCGACGCGGTCAAGTCCGGCCATAACATCCTGATCATTTCCGATCGTAAGGTCGATGCCGAGCAGGTCGCGATTCCGGCGTTGCTGGCAACCTCTGCGATTCACCAGCACTTGGTGAGCAAGGGTTTGCGCACGTCCACCGGCCTGGTGGTCGAGACTGGTTCTGCACGCGAGACGCACCACTTCGCGCTGTTGGCCGGGTACGGCGCGGAAGCTATCCATCCCTACCTGGCGATGGATACGCTGACCGAACTGGCGCATGGTTTGCCGGGAGCGTTGTCGCCTGAAAAAGCGATCTACAATTTCCAGAAGGCGATCGGCAAAGGCTTGTTGAAGGTCATGTCGAAGATGGGTATTTCGACCTACATGTCGTATTGCGGCGCGCAGATTTTCGAAGCGATCGGCCTCAACAAGAGCATGACCCAGAAGTACTTCAAGGGCACCGCTTCAAATGTGGAAGGCATCGGCGTTTTTGAGGTTGCCGAAGAAGCCTTGCGCCTGCATCGCGCAGCATTCGGCGACGATCCGGTGCTGGCAAATGCGCTCGACGCCGGCGGCGAATACGCATTCCGTATCCGCGGTGAAGAACACATGTGGACGCCGGATGCGATCGCCAAGCTGCAGCATTCAACCCGCGCCAACAATTTCAACAGCTATAAAGAGTACGCGCAGCTGATTAACGACCAGTCCAAGCGCCATATGACATTGCGCGGCCTGTTTGAATTCAAGATCGATCCAAGCAAGGCGATTTCGCTGGACGAAGTTGAACCGGCGAAGGAAATCGTCAAGCGTTTCGCTACCGGCGCAATGTCGCTCGGTTCGATTTCGACTGAAGCCCACGCCACGCTGGCGGTGGCGATGAACCGTATCGGCGGCAAATCGAATACGGGCGAAGGCGGCGAGGACGAGAACCGCTATCGCCAGGAGCTGAAAGGCATCCCGATCAAGCAAGGCGAGACGCTGGCGTCGGTTATCGGCAAGGATCGGATCGAAGTCGACATCCCGTTGCAAGCGGGTGATTCGCTGCGTTCCAAGATCAAGCAAGTGGCGTCCGGACGGTTCGGCGTGACTGCTGAATACCTGATTTCCGCCGACCAGATCCAGATCAAGATGGCGCAAGGCGCGAAGCCGGGCGAGGGCGGCCAGTTGCCAGGCCACAAGGTGTCGGAGTACATCGCGAAGCTGCGCTTCTCGGTGCCGGGCGTCGGGTTGATTTCGCCGCCGCCGCATCATGATATCTACTCGATCGAAGATCTGGCGCAGCTGATCCATGATCTGAAGAACGTCAATCCGCGCGCATCGATTTCGGTCAAGCTGGTGTCGGAAGTGGGTGTCGGCACGGTTGCCGCCGGCGTCGCCAAAGCCAAGTCTGACCACGTCGTGATCGCTGGCCATGACGGCGGTACCGGCGCTTCGCCGTTGTCGTCGATTAAGCACGCTGGCACGCCTTGGGAACTGGGCCTGGCGGAAACCCAGCAGACGCTGGTGCTGAACGGTTTGCGCAATCGTATCCGGGTCCAGGCAGACGGTCAGATGAAGACCGGCCGCGATGTCGTGATCGGTGCTTTGCTGGGTGCGGATGAATTCGGTTTTGCAACCGCGCCGCTGGTGGTTGAAGGCTGCATCATGATGCGTAAATGCCATCTGAACACTTGCCCGGTCGGCGTTGCTACGCAAGATCCTGTGCTGCGCGCCAAGTTCTCCGGCAAGCCTGAGCACGTGGTCAATTTCTTCTTCTTTATCGCTGAAGAAGTACGTCAGATCATGGCGCAGCTGGGTATCCGCAGTTTCAACGAACTGATCGGCCGCGCCGATCTGCTCGACAAGTCGCGGGCGCTGACGCACTGGAAAGCACAAGGCCTGGATTTCAGCCGGATTTTCTATCAGCCGGCATTGCCGGAAGGCGGCGTGTACTACCACACAGAAGAGCAGGACCATGGCTTGGCCAAGGCGCTCGATCTCAAGCTGATTGCGCAAGCCAAAGCGGCCCTGGACAAGGGCGAGCGGGTATCGTTCATCTCGCCGATCAAGAACCTGAACCGTACCGTCGGCGCCATGCTATCTGGCGAAGTCGCAAAAAAATACGGTCACGAAGGTTTGCCCGACGACACCATCCACATCCAGTTGCAGGGAACGGCCGGCCAGTCGGCAGGCGCGTTCCTGGCGCACGGCGTGACACTGGATCTGGTTGGCGAGGGTAATGACTATGTGGGCAAAGGCCTGTCCGGCGGCCGCATCATCGTCCGTCCGAACACTGAATTCCGTGGCCGCGCAGTCGACAACATCATCGCCGGCAACACGGTGCTGTACGGTGCGATTGCCGGTGAAGCCTTCCTCAACGGCGTCGCCGGTGAGCGCTTCGCGGTGCGTAATTCGGGCGCGACTGCAGTGGTCGAAGGCACCGGCGACCACGGTTGTGAATACATGACTGGCGGCACGGTGGTCGTGCTGGGTGATACCGGCCGTAACTTTGGCGCGGGTATGTCGGGCGGTCTGGCCTACGTCTACGATCCGGATGGCGTATTTGCAGCTCAATGCAATATGTCCATGGTGACCCTGGAATCGGTCTTGAGCCAGGGCGAGCAGGAGGCCACTATCGACAAGGCGATCTGGCACAGCACTACGCGCGGCGGTGAAGTACAGGCCGACGAAGCCATCTTGAAGGGACTGATCGAACGCCACTTCAAGTACACCGGCAGCACGCGTGCGCGCAATCTGCTGGATAACTGGGTGGTTTCTCGCAGCAAATTCGTCAAAGTGTTCCCGACTGAGTACAAGCGGGCGTTGGGCGAATTGAATGCAGCCAAGAGCGTAGCGCCAGCCAAGGAAAAAGTCGCCGCGTAA
- a CDS encoding glutamate synthase subunit beta, with the protein MGKVTGFMEFQRVGETYEAPQARKKHYKEFILSLSNDEAKTQGARCMDCGIPFCNNGCPVNNIIPDWNDLVYRGAYHEALETLHSTNNFPEFTGRICPAPCESACTLGINSDPVGIKSIEHFIVDKGWENGWIVPQPPLVKTGKKVAVVGSGPAGLAAAQQLARIGHDVTVFEKSDRVGGLLRYGIPDFKMEKSHIDRRVEQMEAEGVTFSTGVLVGKDFPSNVNNWAKKTISPEELKAEFDAVVIAGGAEQPRDLPVPGRELKGVHFAMDFLPQQNKINAGDKVKDQILAGGKHVVVIGGGDTGSDCVGTSNRQGAVSIQQFELMPQPPEQENKPLVWPYWPTKLRTSSSHDEGCDRDWAVATKRLEGKNGKVEKLIAARVEWKDGKMQEVPNSEFEMKADLVFLAMGFVSPVAQVLEAFGVDKDARGNAKATTEGDACYKTSVDKVFAAGDMRRGQSLVVWAIREGRQCARAVDEFLMGASVLPR; encoded by the coding sequence ATGGGAAAAGTAACAGGGTTTATGGAGTTTCAGCGGGTCGGCGAAACGTATGAAGCGCCGCAGGCACGCAAGAAGCATTACAAGGAATTCATCCTCAGTCTGAGTAACGACGAGGCTAAGACGCAGGGCGCACGTTGCATGGATTGCGGTATTCCATTTTGCAACAATGGCTGTCCGGTCAATAACATCATTCCGGACTGGAATGATCTGGTTTATCGCGGCGCTTACCATGAAGCGCTGGAGACCTTGCATTCAACCAACAACTTCCCGGAATTTACCGGCCGCATCTGCCCGGCGCCATGTGAAAGCGCCTGCACGCTGGGTATCAATAGCGACCCTGTCGGCATCAAGTCGATCGAGCATTTCATTGTCGACAAGGGGTGGGAGAACGGCTGGATCGTGCCGCAACCGCCATTGGTAAAAACCGGCAAGAAGGTTGCCGTGGTTGGTTCCGGTCCTGCCGGCCTGGCAGCAGCGCAGCAGCTGGCGCGTATCGGTCACGATGTCACCGTGTTTGAAAAGAGCGATCGGGTCGGCGGTTTGTTGCGTTACGGCATTCCTGATTTCAAAATGGAAAAATCGCATATCGACCGCCGTGTGGAGCAGATGGAAGCGGAAGGCGTGACCTTCAGCACCGGTGTTCTGGTTGGTAAGGATTTTCCATCCAATGTGAATAACTGGGCCAAGAAGACCATCTCTCCGGAAGAACTGAAAGCCGAGTTCGATGCTGTGGTGATTGCCGGCGGCGCCGAGCAGCCTCGTGATTTGCCGGTCCCAGGGCGTGAGCTGAAGGGCGTGCATTTCGCGATGGATTTCTTGCCACAGCAAAACAAAATCAATGCCGGCGACAAGGTCAAGGACCAGATCCTGGCGGGCGGCAAGCACGTGGTCGTAATCGGCGGCGGCGATACCGGTTCCGATTGCGTGGGTACTTCCAATCGCCAGGGCGCGGTATCGATCCAGCAGTTCGAACTGATGCCGCAACCGCCGGAACAGGAAAACAAGCCGCTGGTCTGGCCTTATTGGCCAACCAAGCTGCGCACCTCATCGTCGCATGACGAAGGCTGCGACCGCGACTGGGCAGTGGCGACCAAGCGCCTGGAAGGCAAGAACGGCAAGGTCGAAAAACTGATCGCCGCCCGCGTCGAATGGAAAGACGGCAAGATGCAGGAAGTGCCGAATTCGGAATTCGAGATGAAGGCCGACCTGGTGTTTCTGGCGATGGGCTTTGTCTCGCCGGTGGCGCAGGTACTGGAAGCATTTGGCGTCGACAAGGATGCGCGTGGCAACGCCAAGGCGACTACCGAAGGCGATGCTTGCTACAAGACATCGGTGGACAAGGTGTTCGCTGCCGGCGACATGCGCCGCGGCCAATCATTGGTGGTATGGGCTATCCGCGAAGGTCGTCAATGTGCACGCGCAGTCGACGAGTTCCTGATGGGAGCCTCGGTCTTGCCGCGCTGA
- a CDS encoding ABC transporter ATP-binding protein, protein MANIVEIRDLQFGYGERSILSGLNMDFARGKVIAVMGGSGSGKTTILRLIGGQLRPQSGSVKVDGETVHTLSTSGLYALRRKMGMLFQSGALFTDLTAFENVAFPLREHTDLPPELLNSLVLLKLNAVGLRNAAQLKPSEISGGMARRVALARAIALDPSLIMYDEPFAGLDPISMGVTANLIRKLNDALGSTSILVSHDVHESFGIADYVYFLSQGQIVAQGTPAEMLASTHPYVKQFVNAEPDGPVPFHYPGKSLAEDLGMKGRG, encoded by the coding sequence GTGGCAAATATCGTCGAAATTCGTGATTTGCAGTTTGGCTATGGTGAGAGGTCGATTTTATCGGGTCTCAACATGGACTTCGCGCGTGGCAAGGTCATCGCCGTCATGGGCGGCTCGGGTTCTGGCAAGACCACCATCCTGCGGCTGATCGGCGGTCAGTTACGGCCGCAGTCGGGTAGTGTCAAGGTCGACGGCGAAACCGTGCATACCTTATCGACGTCTGGCTTGTACGCGCTGCGGCGCAAGATGGGCATGCTGTTTCAGAGCGGCGCCCTGTTTACCGATCTGACTGCTTTCGAAAACGTGGCTTTTCCGCTGCGCGAACACACCGATTTGCCGCCCGAGCTATTGAATAGCCTGGTGTTGTTGAAGCTGAACGCGGTTGGCTTGCGCAATGCTGCGCAACTGAAGCCATCCGAGATTTCCGGCGGCATGGCCCGGCGGGTAGCGTTGGCGCGCGCGATTGCGCTGGATCCGTCGCTGATCATGTACGACGAGCCGTTCGCCGGCCTCGACCCGATTTCGATGGGCGTTACCGCCAATCTGATCCGCAAGCTGAACGATGCGCTCGGCTCCACCAGTATTCTGGTGTCGCATGACGTCCACGAATCGTTCGGGATTGCCGACTATGTATATTTCCTGTCGCAAGGACAGATCGTTGCGCAAGGTACGCCGGCCGAGATGCTGGCGTCGACCCATCCATATGTGAAACAATTCGTTAACGCCGAACCGGACGGCCCGGTGCCGTTCCACTACCCAGGCAAGTCGCTGGCCGAGGATCTGGGAATGAAGGGGCGTGGTTGA
- the mlaE gene encoding lipid asymmetry maintenance ABC transporter permease subunit MlaE, whose translation MSFLTKVVSNSLGAVGRTVRESLTGLGVATRMFLTILRASAGLWRRPRLITDQIHFIGNYSLVIIGVSGLFVGFVLGLQGYYTLNKYGSEQALGLLVALSLVRELGPVVTALLFAGRAGTSLTAEIGLMKAGEQLSAMEMMAVDPMQRVVAPRFWAGVVAMPMLAALFSALGVYGGYLVGVKLIGVDEGAFWSQMQGGVDVWMDVANGVVKSIVFGIAVTFVAVWQGYEAKPTPEGVSRATTRTVVIASLAVLALDFLLTALMFN comes from the coding sequence ATGAGTTTCCTCACCAAAGTTGTAAGTAATTCTCTCGGCGCCGTAGGGCGTACCGTGCGTGAGTCGCTCACCGGATTGGGCGTTGCGACGCGCATGTTCCTGACGATCCTGCGCGCCTCCGCAGGTTTATGGCGGCGGCCGCGGCTGATTACCGACCAGATTCATTTCATCGGCAACTATTCACTGGTGATCATCGGCGTATCGGGTTTATTCGTTGGCTTCGTGCTGGGTTTGCAAGGTTATTACACGCTGAACAAGTACGGTTCCGAGCAGGCCTTGGGTTTGCTGGTAGCGCTGTCTCTGGTGCGCGAACTGGGGCCGGTGGTGACGGCTTTGCTGTTTGCCGGGCGGGCAGGTACCTCTCTGACGGCTGAAATCGGCTTGATGAAAGCTGGCGAACAGTTGTCGGCGATGGAAATGATGGCGGTCGATCCGATGCAACGGGTCGTGGCGCCGCGTTTCTGGGCCGGCGTGGTGGCAATGCCGATGCTGGCGGCGCTGTTCAGCGCCCTCGGCGTCTATGGCGGCTATCTGGTTGGCGTCAAGCTGATCGGCGTCGATGAGGGGGCGTTCTGGTCGCAGATGCAGGGCGGCGTCGATGTCTGGATGGACGTGGCGAATGGCGTGGTAAAGAGTATCGTGTTTGGTATTGCAGTGACCTTCGTTGCTGTGTGGCAGGGCTATGAGGCTAAACCGACCCCGGAAGGCGTTTCCAGGGCAACTACACGGACGGTGGTGATTGCCTCGCTGGCAGTGCTGGCGCTGGATTTCCTGCTGACGGCGTTGATGTTCAACTAG
- the mlaD gene encoding outer membrane lipid asymmetry maintenance protein MlaD gives MQQKSVDVWVGLFVLIGVLALGFLALQAGNLSSSTFNKTYPVITKFDNIGGLKVRASVRSAGVVVGRVASINFDDKNFQAVVTLNMDQRYLFPQDSSAKILTAGLLGEQYIGIEAGGDTKNLAAGDRIKLTQSAIVLENLISQFLYSKAADVKDTEQ, from the coding sequence ATGCAACAAAAATCAGTAGACGTATGGGTGGGTTTATTTGTGTTGATTGGTGTCCTGGCTTTGGGATTCCTGGCGCTGCAGGCCGGGAATCTGAGTAGCTCGACTTTCAACAAGACTTATCCGGTAATTACTAAATTCGACAACATCGGCGGCTTGAAAGTGCGCGCTTCGGTGAGAAGCGCCGGTGTTGTAGTCGGACGGGTGGCGTCTATCAACTTCGATGACAAGAATTTCCAGGCAGTAGTGACACTGAACATGGACCAACGCTACCTGTTCCCCCAAGACAGTTCGGCTAAAATCCTGACAGCGGGCTTGCTGGGCGAACAATATATCGGTATCGAGGCGGGTGGCGACACCAAAAACCTTGCTGCCGGCGACCGTATTAAATTAACGCAATCTGCAATTGTGCTGGAGAATCTGATCAGTCAGTTCTTGTACAGCAAAGCTGCGGATGTAAAGGACACAGAACAATGA
- a CDS encoding MlaA family lipoprotein: protein MKTMTRFGALALVAALSGCATTSNPQDPLEGFNRAMFSFNDTLDKVALKPVATAYRNWLPSFVQTGVNNFFGNLGDVWSSVNGFLQGNVVDGTTDVMRVAVNTTLGLGGLLDISSEAGLQKRTKDFGQTLGKWGIGSGPYLVLPLFGPSNIRDAAALPVDFYGDPWSYKYPIAVRNTGSVVRLIDKRANLLDAGDLLEDAALDKYEFVRDAYTQRRQSQIRGSDEDSSDKGDKGDKPAKSKSSDE, encoded by the coding sequence ATGAAAACCATGACTCGCTTCGGCGCGCTGGCGCTGGTAGCCGCATTGAGCGGCTGCGCCACTACCAGCAATCCGCAAGACCCGCTGGAGGGCTTTAACCGCGCAATGTTCAGCTTCAACGACACGCTGGATAAGGTTGCTCTGAAACCAGTGGCGACGGCTTACCGCAATTGGCTGCCAAGCTTTGTGCAGACGGGCGTCAACAATTTCTTTGGTAACTTGGGTGATGTATGGAGCTCGGTCAACGGTTTCCTGCAAGGAAACGTTGTAGACGGTACGACCGACGTGATGCGGGTAGCAGTCAACACCACGCTAGGTTTGGGCGGCTTGCTGGATATCAGCTCGGAAGCCGGTTTGCAGAAGCGTACCAAGGATTTCGGTCAGACACTGGGTAAATGGGGCATTGGATCTGGTCCTTATCTGGTATTGCCGTTGTTCGGTCCATCGAATATCCGCGATGCTGCGGCGTTGCCGGTCGATTTCTACGGCGATCCTTGGTCTTACAAGTATCCGATTGCCGTGCGTAACACCGGTTCCGTGGTGCGTCTGATCGACAAGCGAGCCAATCTGCTGGACGCCGGCGATTTGCTGGAAGATGCGGCGCTGGATAAATACGAATTTGTGCGTGATGCATATACGCAACGTCGTCAAAGCCAGATTCGCGGCAGCGACGAAGATAGTAGCGATAAAGGTGACAAAGGCGATAAGCCGGCCAAAAGCAAGTCATCCGACGAGTGA
- a CDS encoding MlaC/ttg2D family ABC transporter substrate-binding protein encodes MKILKKYLALSLTVGSLLFTAAAQAQEAPDALVKRISQDVIDSAKSDKSIQGGDQKHILALVEEKIIPYVDFERMTSLAAGRYWRDATDDQKKQLITQFRSLLIYTYSGALRQVRDQKIDFKPLRSDPADTEVEVRSQVIQPRGDPIQLNYRMEKVGTSWKIYDVNVLGAWLVESYKGTFASEIGKSGIDGLIKALSDKNKTRAAQGK; translated from the coding sequence ATGAAAATTCTGAAAAAATACCTAGCGCTTTCGCTGACTGTCGGCAGCCTGTTGTTCACTGCTGCGGCCCAAGCGCAAGAAGCGCCGGATGCGCTGGTCAAGCGCATCAGCCAAGACGTAATTGATTCCGCCAAGTCGGATAAAAGCATCCAGGGCGGCGATCAAAAGCACATCCTGGCGCTGGTTGAAGAAAAAATCATCCCTTATGTCGACTTCGAGCGTATGACGTCGCTGGCAGCCGGCCGCTATTGGCGCGATGCAACTGATGACCAGAAAAAGCAGTTGATTACACAATTCCGCAGCTTGCTGATCTATACCTATTCAGGCGCCCTGCGCCAGGTACGCGATCAGAAGATCGATTTCAAGCCTTTGCGCAGCGATCCGGCCGATACCGAAGTGGAAGTCCGTTCGCAAGTGATCCAGCCGCGTGGCGACCCTATCCAACTTAATTACCGTATGGAAAAGGTTGGCACAAGCTGGAAGATTTATGATGTCAACGTTCTGGGTGCTTGGCTCGTTGAATCCTATAAGGGTACATTTGCCTCCGAAATCGGCAAATCCGGCATCGACGGTCTGATCAAAGCGTTGTCGGACAAGAACAAAACCCGTGCTGCTCAGGGCAAGTAA
- a CDS encoding STAS domain-containing protein, translated as MFRPSHSLTVGNAKVTLEEGLRAIAGGETEIDLSDVVAVDSAAVATLLAWQVAAMNQGLTLHFSSLPANLESLIDLYGVTDLLSPASVIVAASTRHH; from the coding sequence ATGTTCAGGCCTTCTCACTCGCTCACCGTCGGTAACGCCAAAGTCACTCTGGAAGAGGGCTTGCGCGCGATCGCCGGTGGCGAGACCGAGATAGACCTGAGCGATGTCGTCGCAGTCGATTCGGCTGCGGTGGCAACCTTGCTCGCTTGGCAAGTTGCAGCGATGAACCAAGGCCTTACCCTGCATTTTTCCAGTTTGCCAGCCAATCTGGAAAGCCTGATCGACCTGTACGGCGTGACTGATCTGTTGTCGCCTGCATCGGTGATTGTTGCTGCTAGCACACGACATCACTGA